From a single Pseudomonas serboccidentalis genomic region:
- the glpK gene encoding glycerol kinase GlpK — MTDIQNKNYIIALDQGTTSSRAIIFDRDANVVCTAQREFAQHYPQAGWVEHDPMEIFATQSAVMVEALAQAGLHHDQVAAIGITNQRETTVVWDKTTGRPVYNAIVWQCRRSTEICQQLKRDGHEDYIRDNTGLVTDPYFSGTKLKWILDNVEGSRERARNGELLFGTVDSWLIWKFTGGKVHVTDYTNASRTMLFNIHSLEWDSKMLEILDIPREMLPEVKASSEIYGRTKSGIAIGGIAGDQQAALFGQMCVEPGQAKNTYGTGCFLLMNTGDKAVKSQHGMLTTIACGPRGEVAYALEGAVFNGGSTVQWLRDELKIINDAHDTEYFANKVKDSNGVYLVPAFTGLGAPYWDPYARGALFGLTRGVRVDHIIRAALESIAYQTRDVLDAMQQDSGERLKALRVDGGAVANNFLMQFQADILGTQVERPQMRETTALGAAYLAGLACGFWGSLDELRGKAVIEREFEPSLDEVEKEKLYKGWKKAVSRTRDWAREDAE, encoded by the coding sequence ATGACCGACATTCAGAATAAGAACTACATCATTGCCCTCGATCAGGGTACGACCAGCTCCCGCGCGATCATTTTCGACCGCGACGCGAACGTGGTCTGCACCGCCCAGCGCGAATTCGCTCAGCACTACCCGCAAGCCGGCTGGGTCGAACACGATCCGATGGAAATCTTCGCCACCCAGAGCGCGGTGATGGTTGAAGCACTGGCCCAGGCCGGTCTGCATCACGACCAGGTGGCCGCCATCGGCATCACCAACCAGCGTGAAACCACCGTGGTCTGGGACAAGACCACCGGCCGCCCGGTGTACAACGCCATCGTCTGGCAGTGCCGCCGCAGCACCGAGATCTGCCAGCAGCTCAAGCGCGATGGCCACGAAGACTACATCCGCGACAACACTGGCCTGGTCACCGACCCGTACTTCTCCGGCACCAAACTGAAGTGGATCCTCGACAACGTCGAAGGCAGCCGCGAGCGTGCGCGCAACGGCGAACTGCTGTTCGGCACCGTCGATAGCTGGCTGATCTGGAAATTCACCGGCGGCAAGGTGCACGTCACCGACTACACCAACGCCTCGCGTACCATGCTCTTCAACATTCACTCACTGGAGTGGGATTCGAAGATGCTGGAGATCCTCGACATCCCCCGCGAAATGCTCCCGGAAGTGAAAGCTTCTTCGGAGATCTACGGTCGCACCAAGAGCGGCATCGCCATCGGCGGGATCGCCGGCGACCAGCAAGCGGCGCTGTTCGGCCAGATGTGCGTCGAGCCGGGCCAGGCGAAAAACACCTACGGCACCGGCTGCTTCCTGCTGATGAACACTGGCGACAAAGCGGTGAAATCGCAACACGGCATGCTCACCACCATCGCTTGCGGCCCGCGTGGCGAAGTCGCTTATGCGCTGGAAGGCGCGGTGTTCAACGGCGGTTCGACCGTGCAGTGGCTGCGTGATGAACTGAAGATCATCAACGACGCCCACGACACCGAATACTTCGCCAATAAAGTGAAGGACAGCAACGGTGTGTACCTGGTGCCGGCCTTCACCGGTCTGGGTGCTCCGTACTGGGACCCGTATGCCCGTGGCGCACTGTTCGGCCTGACCCGCGGTGTACGCGTGGACCACATCATCCGTGCCGCGCTGGAATCGATCGCCTACCAGACCCGTGACGTCCTCGACGCCATGCAACAGGACTCCGGCGAACGCCTCAAGGCCCTGCGCGTGGACGGCGGCGCGGTAGCGAACAACTTCCTGATGCAGTTCCAGGCCGACATCCTCGGCACCCAGGTCGAGCGCCCGCAAATGCGCGAAACCACGGCACTGGGTGCGGCGTACCTGGCCGGTCTGGCGTGCGGTTTCTGGGGCAGTCTGGACGAACTACGCGGCAAGGCCGTGATCGAGCGCGAGTTCGAACCGAGCCTGGACGAAGTCGAGAAAGAAAAACTCTACAAAGGCTGGAAAAAAGCCGTCAGCCGCACCCGAGACTGGGCGCGTGAGGACGCTGAATAA
- a CDS encoding DeoR/GlpR family transcriptional regulator, with product MNLPPRQQQILELVRERGYVSIEEMATLFVVTPQTIRRDINQLAEANLLRRYHGGAAYDSSVENTAYAMRADQMRDEKQRIGEAIAAQIPDHASLFINIGTTTESIARALLNHNHLKIITNNLHVASMLSAKDDFDVLLTGGNVRRDGGVVGQASVDFINQFKVDFALVGISGIDEDGSLLDFDYQEVRVSQAIIANARQVILAADSSKFGRNAMIRLGPISLIDCLVTDQQPVPALAQLLSQHKIRLEVV from the coding sequence ATGAATCTGCCTCCCCGTCAGCAGCAAATCCTCGAGCTGGTCCGCGAACGCGGCTATGTGAGCATCGAGGAAATGGCTACGCTGTTCGTTGTCACCCCGCAAACCATCCGCCGCGACATCAATCAGCTCGCGGAAGCCAATCTGTTGCGTCGCTACCATGGCGGCGCGGCCTACGATTCCAGCGTCGAAAACACCGCTTATGCGATGCGCGCCGACCAGATGCGCGATGAAAAACAACGCATCGGTGAAGCCATCGCCGCGCAGATCCCCGATCACGCCTCGCTGTTCATCAACATCGGCACCACCACCGAATCGATTGCCCGCGCCCTGCTCAACCACAACCATCTGAAGATCATCACCAACAACCTGCACGTCGCCTCGATGCTCAGTGCCAAGGATGATTTCGATGTGCTGTTGACCGGCGGCAATGTGCGCCGTGATGGCGGTGTGGTCGGCCAGGCAAGTGTGGATTTCATCAATCAGTTCAAGGTTGATTTTGCGCTGGTAGGCATCAGCGGCATCGACGAAGACGGCAGCCTGCTCGACTTCGATTATCAGGAAGTGCGGGTTTCCCAGGCGATCATCGCCAATGCGCGACAGGTGATCCTGGCGGCGGACTCCAGCAAGTTCGGGCGCAATGCGATGATTCGCCTCGGCCCGATCAGCCTGATCGATTGCCTGGTCACCGACCAGCAGCCGGTGCCGGCATTGGCGCAGTTGTTGAGCCAGCACAAGATTCGTCTGGAAGTCGTTTAA